In a single window of the Planctomycetia bacterium genome:
- the folE gene encoding GTP cyclohydrolase I FolE has protein sequence MSSCDRWESTMGETVLHGKDVDLKRIAAAVREILLAIGENPDREGLKQTPNRVARMYAEMFAGLRQDPRDHLKTFFHERYDEMVVLRDVTFHSMCEHHLLPFEGKCHIAYLPNGKVIGLSKLARIVDAFAHRPQVQERLTTQIADILLNELDAKGVAVVMEAVHSCMTCRGVKKAGSVMVTSAVRGECCHNASTRAEIMSLLHK, from the coding sequence ATGAGTTCATGCGATAGATGGGAGTCGACCATGGGCGAAACCGTTCTACATGGCAAGGACGTGGACCTGAAGCGCATCGCCGCGGCGGTCCGCGAGATACTGCTGGCGATCGGCGAGAATCCGGATCGCGAAGGATTGAAACAGACGCCCAATCGCGTGGCGCGGATGTATGCCGAGATGTTCGCCGGCCTGCGGCAGGACCCGCGCGATCATCTCAAGACATTCTTCCACGAGCGCTACGACGAAATGGTGGTCCTTCGCGATGTCACCTTTCATTCGATGTGCGAACATCACCTGCTGCCTTTCGAAGGAAAGTGTCACATCGCCTATCTGCCGAACGGCAAGGTGATCGGCCTGTCCAAGCTGGCGCGGATCGTGGACGCCTTCGCTCACCGGCCACAGGTGCAGGAACGCCTCACCACGCAGATCGCCGATATTCTGCTCAACGAACTCGACGCCAAAGGGGTCGCGGTGGTGATGGAGGCGGTGCACAGTTGCATGACCTGTCGCGGCGTGAAGAAGGCGGGCAGTGTGATGGTGACGTCCGCCGTGCGCGGCGAATGCTGTCACAACGCATCGACGCGCGCCGAGATCATGAGCCTGCTGCACAAGTAA
- a CDS encoding AMP-binding protein has product MLNVAAHLHEAAKAHPDQRAIVWTRKQHADGQAEYAHVTFRELDEESDRYAHGLCRAGVTRGMRVIVMVRPGVEFFTLTFALYKIGAVPVLIDPGMGKRRMVECLRAVDAQAFIGIPLAHLLRLSHREAFKTCHIRVTVGRRWGWGGLSLDELRADPWRPFPIATTQPDDPAAIIFTTGSTGPPKGVLFQHRVFDAQARILRDYFKIQPGEIDLPTFPLFALFDPALGMTAVIPDMDPTRPAWVDPEKIARAIRDQKVTHMFGSPALLDRVGRYGEAQSLKLPTIRRVISAGAPVPPATLERFAKLLDSDARIHTPYGATEALPVAAIDHVEILSATAARTARGEGTCVGRPMPDADVQIIRIDDGPIEKIDDAQTASPGEIGEIIVRGPMVTRRYCTDERANRLAKIVDGNSIWHRMGDVGRFDKQGRLWFCGRKAHRVVTTAGTLFTDPCEAIFNQHPRVFRSALVGVGERPHQRPVICIELHADDSQADLDKLTAELVAAAAAHEHTRPIETVLYHAQFPVDIRHNAKIFREQLAEWAAGQIS; this is encoded by the coding sequence ATTCTCAATGTCGCGGCCCACCTGCACGAGGCGGCCAAGGCCCATCCCGATCAGCGGGCGATCGTCTGGACGCGCAAACAGCACGCCGACGGCCAGGCCGAGTACGCGCACGTCACGTTTCGCGAATTGGACGAGGAGTCGGACCGCTATGCCCACGGCCTGTGTCGCGCGGGCGTGACGCGGGGGATGCGCGTCATTGTCATGGTTCGCCCGGGCGTTGAGTTTTTCACACTGACGTTCGCGCTGTACAAGATCGGCGCCGTGCCGGTCCTGATTGATCCGGGCATGGGTAAGCGGCGCATGGTCGAGTGCCTGCGAGCCGTGGATGCCCAGGCGTTTATCGGCATTCCGCTCGCCCACTTGCTGCGGCTGTCGCATCGCGAGGCGTTTAAGACGTGCCATATTCGTGTCACTGTCGGCCGGCGATGGGGCTGGGGCGGTTTGTCGCTTGATGAGCTTCGCGCCGATCCGTGGCGGCCGTTCCCGATCGCAACGACGCAGCCGGACGATCCCGCGGCGATCATTTTCACGACCGGCTCCACGGGGCCGCCCAAGGGCGTTCTCTTCCAGCATCGGGTATTCGACGCACAGGCTCGAATCCTGCGCGATTACTTCAAGATCCAGCCGGGCGAGATCGATCTGCCGACGTTTCCGCTTTTTGCGTTGTTCGATCCGGCGCTAGGGATGACGGCGGTCATCCCGGATATGGACCCGACGCGGCCGGCGTGGGTCGATCCGGAGAAGATTGCCCGGGCGATTCGCGATCAGAAGGTGACGCACATGTTCGGCTCGCCGGCGCTTCTGGACAGGGTGGGGCGATACGGCGAAGCGCAGTCGCTCAAGCTTCCGACGATTCGGCGGGTCATCTCGGCGGGCGCGCCGGTGCCGCCTGCGACGCTGGAGCGGTTTGCGAAGTTGCTCGACTCGGACGCGCGCATTCACACACCCTACGGCGCGACGGAGGCGCTGCCGGTTGCGGCGATTGATCATGTGGAGATTCTGAGCGCCACTGCCGCGCGGACGGCGCGCGGCGAGGGGACCTGCGTGGGCAGGCCGATGCCGGATGCCGATGTGCAGATCATTCGCATCGACGATGGACCGATTGAAAAAATCGACGATGCGCAGACTGCTTCGCCCGGCGAGATTGGGGAGATCATCGTGAGGGGCCCGATGGTGACGCGGCGCTATTGCACCGACGAGCGGGCCAACCGGCTGGCGAAGATCGTGGACGGTAACTCGATTTGGCATCGCATGGGCGATGTGGGTCGTTTCGACAAGCAGGGCCGGCTCTGGTTCTGTGGGCGCAAGGCGCACCGCGTCGTGACGACTGCCGGGACGTTGTTTACCGATCCATGCGAGGCGATTTTCAATCAACACCCGCGAGTCTTTCGCTCGGCGCTGGTCGGCGTCGGAGAGCGACCCCATCAGCGGCCGGTGATTTGCATTGAACTGCATGCCGATGATTCGCAGGCCGATCTCGACAAGTTGACCGCGGAGCTGGTCGCCGCGGCGGCCGCCCACGAACATACCCGGCCGATCGAGACGGTGCTGTATCACGCGCAGTTTCCGGTGGACATCCGGCACAACGCGAAGATATTCCGAGAGCAATTGGCCGAATGGGCCGCGGGGCAGATTTCATGA
- a CDS encoding SRPBCC domain-containing protein codes for MSESKGPRSIEKEICILAPVDVVWKALTDAEELTRWFPLEAKVTPGEGGAVWMSWKNEFQFNTPIAVWEPNKRLRLIYMEPAPAAKPGEPGMPFEVPFQVALDYHLEDRSDETVLRLVHSGFSSEASWDGHYDGTSSGWNFQLGGLKFYLERHRGTPRRCVVCRAAIPHMSVADAWNSIMGPRGLVVVEHPAPRAAHERYAVTTASGDRFEGIVDSFSPPIDFSATVTNWNDAWLRLHIDDNALFCRRDVNLWISIYGLPEEHVSGLQERLDGLFAELFAPPATSGA; via the coding sequence GTGAGTGAATCAAAAGGCCCCCGATCGATTGAGAAGGAGATTTGCATCCTCGCGCCGGTCGATGTCGTCTGGAAGGCGCTGACCGACGCGGAGGAGCTTACGCGGTGGTTCCCGCTCGAGGCGAAAGTCACGCCGGGCGAAGGCGGGGCCGTTTGGATGTCGTGGAAGAACGAGTTTCAGTTCAACACGCCGATCGCCGTGTGGGAGCCGAACAAGCGACTGCGCCTGATCTACATGGAGCCGGCGCCTGCCGCCAAGCCGGGCGAGCCGGGCATGCCTTTTGAAGTGCCGTTCCAGGTGGCGCTCGACTATCACCTCGAGGACCGGTCGGACGAGACGGTGCTGCGGCTGGTGCACTCGGGGTTTTCGAGCGAGGCGTCGTGGGATGGGCACTATGACGGCACGTCCAGCGGGTGGAACTTTCAACTCGGCGGTCTCAAATTTTATCTGGAGAGGCATCGGGGGACGCCGCGCCGCTGCGTCGTCTGCCGCGCGGCGATCCCGCACATGTCGGTCGCCGATGCGTGGAACAGTATCATGGGGCCGCGGGGGCTCGTGGTGGTGGAGCATCCGGCGCCGCGCGCGGCCCACGAGCGCTATGCAGTGACCACGGCGAGCGGCGACCGATTCGAGGGGATTGTCGATTCGTTTTCTCCGCCCATCGACTTCAGCGCGACCGTGACCAACTGGAACGATGCATGGCTGCGGCTTCACATCGACGACAATGCCCTGTTCTGTCGGCGCGATGTCAATTTGTGGATCTCGATATACGGACTGCCCGAGGAGCACGTGTCGGGCTTGCAGGAACGGCTCGACGGGCTGTTTGCTGAATTGTTTGCGCCGCCGGCGACTTCGGGCGCGTAA
- a CDS encoding helix-turn-helix transcriptional regulator: MAEAALQLVQGVEQAAALLHPIRLKLLGRLDGEKSASSLAREMNLPRQKLNYHLRELEKAGYVQYTGERKRGNCVERLVKATARSYLISPEALGDLASDPSRIPDRISASYMVAVAARTIRDMAVLQRRAARAGKRLATLNLQADVRFASAADRNAFSEELANSVAQLVAKYHHDDAPDGRLFRFFLGAYPAITKQEDDAGDAADASVNME; this comes from the coding sequence ATGGCTGAGGCGGCACTTCAACTGGTTCAGGGGGTCGAGCAGGCGGCGGCGCTTTTGCACCCCATTCGCCTCAAGCTGCTGGGGCGGCTCGACGGTGAAAAGTCCGCGAGCTCGCTGGCACGGGAGATGAATCTCCCGCGGCAGAAGCTCAACTATCACCTTCGCGAGCTGGAGAAGGCGGGCTATGTTCAGTACACCGGCGAGCGCAAGCGTGGCAATTGCGTCGAGCGGCTGGTGAAGGCGACGGCGCGGTCTTATCTCATCAGTCCCGAGGCGCTTGGCGATTTGGCAAGCGACCCGAGCCGGATTCCTGATCGCATTTCCGCTTCGTACATGGTGGCTGTCGCGGCGCGAACGATTCGCGATATGGCCGTATTGCAACGGCGCGCTGCCCGAGCGGGGAAGCGACTCGCCACGCTCAATCTTCAGGCCGACGTGCGATTCGCCAGCGCCGCGGATCGCAATGCATTCTCCGAGGAACTGGCGAACTCCGTCGCCCAGCTCGTTGCCAAGTACCATCATGACGATGCGCCGGACGGGCGGTTGTTTCGATTTTTTCTGGGGGCGTATCCCGCCATCACGAAACAGGAAGACGACGCGGGCGACGCCGCTGATGCTTCCGTCAATATGGAGTAA
- a CDS encoding B12-binding domain-containing radical SAM protein, protein MRIVLINPIARRTQGYHTIGSKIPQLALQVLAQLVPAEHSVDLIDELFGTECTDERVRRGNYDLVGVTSYTSGATRAYEIAEQCHREGITCIIGGPHASAMPEEAIRFFDSVAIGECDEIFGKILADAAAGNLQKFYHGTLPDLETTGFGRARQDLQPLNGEYDVSAIQTSRGCPVGCEYCSVTKFNGAPIRRRRMEDVIDEWFKTTKPFMFVVDDNFFGVGEKHAIWAKELLRKIIAEGHRRSRVAAALKRAPAVRRLLGFAPRLWFSQTTINMGDDPEGLALSNEAGCVGMLVGFETFNSENLKDFHKGVNRKNLERYQTLVRGFQREGISVFGGFIIGADADDENTVAATALQAVQVGIDTIQITNLTPLPGTKMYDRYVEEGRIFATNYPQDWERYTFVETVYNPRNMTAEKLDEAIFELRHLAARESWVWKRTLRTLWRTRSLTTAAFIHGMNVGWKRMAKIQSPRDEERFGLHIDESLRTTRIRQAFRMFQRKWVPTSLSVQGTPVS, encoded by the coding sequence ATGCGAATCGTCCTGATCAATCCCATTGCCAGGCGCACTCAGGGTTATCACACCATCGGCAGTAAGATTCCCCAGCTTGCGCTTCAGGTGCTCGCACAACTGGTGCCCGCGGAGCACAGCGTCGATCTGATTGACGAGTTGTTCGGCACCGAGTGTACCGACGAGCGCGTGCGCCGCGGGAACTACGACCTTGTCGGCGTGACCTCCTATACCAGCGGCGCGACGCGGGCCTACGAGATTGCCGAACAGTGTCACCGGGAGGGCATCACCTGCATCATCGGCGGGCCGCACGCCTCGGCCATGCCCGAGGAAGCGATCCGGTTCTTCGACTCGGTAGCGATCGGCGAATGCGACGAGATTTTCGGGAAGATTCTCGCCGACGCCGCCGCGGGCAATCTGCAGAAGTTTTACCACGGCACGCTGCCGGACCTGGAGACGACGGGCTTTGGCCGGGCGCGGCAGGATCTCCAGCCCCTTAACGGCGAGTACGATGTCTCCGCGATTCAGACGTCGCGCGGCTGTCCGGTGGGGTGTGAGTATTGCAGCGTGACGAAGTTCAACGGCGCGCCGATTCGCCGCCGAAGAATGGAGGACGTGATCGACGAGTGGTTCAAGACCACCAAGCCGTTCATGTTCGTGGTCGATGACAATTTCTTCGGGGTCGGCGAGAAACACGCCATCTGGGCGAAGGAACTCCTTCGCAAGATCATCGCGGAAGGCCATCGTCGAAGCCGTGTCGCCGCCGCCCTTAAGCGGGCCCCCGCGGTTCGGCGGCTATTGGGTTTCGCGCCGCGACTGTGGTTCAGCCAGACGACCATCAACATGGGTGACGATCCTGAAGGGTTGGCGCTTTCGAACGAGGCGGGCTGCGTCGGAATGCTCGTCGGATTTGAGACGTTCAACAGCGAAAACCTCAAGGACTTCCACAAGGGCGTCAATCGGAAGAACCTCGAGCGATACCAGACGCTTGTTCGCGGATTTCAGCGCGAGGGAATCTCCGTCTTCGGCGGCTTCATCATCGGGGCCGATGCGGATGACGAGAACACTGTCGCGGCGACCGCCCTGCAGGCCGTGCAGGTCGGCATCGACACGATCCAGATCACCAACCTCACGCCGCTGCCGGGCACCAAGATGTACGACCGTTACGTGGAAGAGGGCCGCATCTTCGCCACGAATTATCCGCAGGACTGGGAGCGCTACACCTTCGTGGAGACGGTTTACAACCCGCGAAACATGACCGCGGAAAAGCTGGACGAAGCGATCTTCGAACTGCGACACCTTGCGGCCCGTGAGAGCTGGGTGTGGAAACGAACGCTTCGCACGCTGTGGCGGACGCGGAGCCTGACGACGGCCGCATTCATCCACGGCATGAACGTGGGCTGGAAGCGCATGGCGAAGATTCAGTCGCCGCGCGACGAGGAGCGCTTCGGCCTGCACATCGACGAGAGCCTGCGCACCACGCGGATCCGCCAGGCGTTTCGCATGTTCCAGAGGAAGTGGGTTCCGACCAGCCTCTCGGTGCAGGGCACGCCGGTTAGTTGA
- a CDS encoding RNA-binding protein, producing MGKKLYVGNLGFDVNDSDLQQLFSAHGSIVSAQVIIDRDTNRSKGFGFVEMSSEGEAKAAVAALDGKDHAGRALKVNEAKPKENRTGGGGGGRRDRY from the coding sequence ATGGGCAAGAAATTGTATGTTGGAAACCTCGGCTTCGACGTGAACGACTCTGATCTTCAGCAGTTGTTCTCCGCACACGGCTCGATCGTCAGTGCGCAGGTCATCATCGATCGCGACACAAACCGCAGCAAGGGCTTCGGTTTCGTCGAGATGAGCTCGGAAGGCGAGGCCAAGGCGGCCGTCGCTGCCCTGGATGGCAAAGACCACGCCGGTCGCGCCCTCAAGGTCAATGAGGCCAAGCCCAAGGAAAACCGAACTGGCGGCGGCGGCGGCGGTCGTCGCGATCGCTACTAA
- a CDS encoding PH domain-containing protein has product MNCPKCHFTIEADSRFCKYCGASLAAGAVAAPAAPMTPSNRGSAGPSSTPATGSDPLTAAAKDAKSGDLHRDPAMEKDVWQGRPSWRAYYGTWFLWLVAVIVFLVLVHRSTLPSESPWNLRSTAWLIAFASGVALFVRQFLVIYGQHYRLTTQRLFMNRGILSRVTDQLELVRVEDVRLRQGVIDRLVNTGRVEIVSSDQTDQDLTLESIAEPAQVAEHVRRNVRGARGKGSLFVENV; this is encoded by the coding sequence ATGAACTGTCCCAAGTGCCATTTCACCATCGAGGCCGACAGCCGGTTCTGCAAATATTGCGGCGCGTCTCTCGCCGCCGGGGCCGTCGCCGCGCCGGCCGCCCCGATGACGCCCTCAAACAGAGGATCGGCAGGCCCCTCCAGCACGCCGGCGACCGGGTCCGATCCGCTCACCGCCGCCGCGAAGGATGCCAAGTCCGGCGACCTGCACCGCGACCCGGCGATGGAAAAAGACGTATGGCAGGGCCGGCCCTCGTGGCGGGCATACTACGGCACCTGGTTTCTCTGGTTGGTGGCGGTCATTGTCTTTCTGGTTCTTGTGCATCGTTCAACGCTGCCCTCGGAGTCGCCCTGGAATTTGCGAAGCACCGCGTGGCTCATCGCCTTCGCGTCAGGCGTGGCCCTCTTCGTGCGACAGTTTCTCGTCATCTACGGCCAGCACTATCGGCTGACCACGCAGCGCCTGTTCATGAACCGGGGAATCCTCTCCCGCGTCACCGATCAATTGGAACTCGTCCGCGTGGAAGACGTTCGGCTTCGGCAGGGCGTCATCGACCGGCTGGTCAACACGGGCCGCGTGGAGATCGTCAGCAGCGACCAGACCGATCAGGACCTGACCCTCGAGTCCATCGCGGAACCGGCGCAGGTCGCCGAACACGTCCGCCGAAACGTCCGCGGCGCCCGCGGCAAGGGCTCGCTGTTTGTCGAGAATGTCTGA
- a CDS encoding NAD-dependent epimerase/dehydratase family protein translates to MSRCCLVTGGGGFLGRRIVEMLLDRGESVRILARGDYPELAALGVDCRRGDITDADLVSKACRGCDVVFHVAAKAGVWGRYEEYHLPNVVGTQNVIDACRSSGVGRLVHTSSPSVVFSGENMEGVDESVPYSRHYSVPYPRTKAVAEQLVLAANDDFLATTALRPHLIWGPRDNHLVPRIVARASSLRRIGGLNKKVDCVYIDNAASAHILAADRLEPGSPVAGKAYFISQGEPRGIWDLVNGILAAAGKPPVEKTIPIWAAMSIAAVMEGVFGVLGMRREPRLTRFVVHELTTAHWFDISAAGRDFGYRPEVSIDEGLKRLAEWFRLGSN, encoded by the coding sequence ATGAGCCGGTGCTGTCTGGTCACGGGCGGGGGCGGCTTTCTCGGTCGGCGCATCGTCGAGATGCTGCTGGATCGCGGAGAGAGTGTTCGCATCCTCGCCCGCGGGGATTATCCGGAGCTGGCGGCGCTCGGTGTGGACTGCCGGCGCGGCGACATCACCGATGCCGATCTTGTCTCGAAGGCGTGCCGGGGATGTGATGTTGTCTTCCACGTCGCAGCGAAGGCGGGCGTCTGGGGGCGCTACGAGGAATACCACCTGCCGAATGTGGTCGGGACGCAGAATGTCATCGACGCGTGCCGGTCGTCCGGGGTGGGGCGGCTGGTTCATACGAGTTCCCCGAGTGTCGTCTTTTCCGGTGAAAACATGGAGGGTGTGGATGAATCGGTGCCGTATTCGCGGCACTACTCGGTCCCGTATCCGCGGACGAAGGCCGTCGCCGAGCAGCTTGTCCTTGCCGCCAATGATGACTTCTTGGCGACGACCGCCCTACGGCCTCATCTCATCTGGGGGCCGCGCGACAATCATCTCGTGCCGCGCATCGTCGCCCGGGCGTCATCTCTGCGGCGCATCGGCGGACTGAACAAGAAGGTCGATTGCGTTTACATCGATAACGCAGCATCGGCGCACATACTGGCGGCGGATCGGCTGGAGCCCGGCTCGCCGGTGGCGGGGAAGGCCTACTTCATCAGCCAGGGCGAGCCCCGGGGTATCTGGGATTTGGTCAACGGTATCCTTGCGGCCGCCGGCAAGCCGCCGGTTGAGAAGACGATTCCGATCTGGGCGGCCATGTCGATTGCGGCGGTGATGGAGGGAGTGTTCGGCGTGCTCGGCATGCGGCGCGAGCCGCGGCTGACTCGATTCGTCGTTCATGAACTGACGACGGCACACTGGTTTGATATTTCGGCGGCCGGCCGGGACTTCGGGTATCGGCCGGAGGTTTCCATCGACGAGGGCCTGAAGCGGCTCGCCGAATGGTTCCGGCTCGGCTCAAACTAA
- a CDS encoding AI-2E family transporter, with product MDTERRIQTICLLLLTAFAVGAALYFLSPVLIPFVLAVFLVYCLTPIIDLQMKYFRIGRTAALITTVLLGSAVVILLWGVVWASVSEMSQHAGEYEGELAHLLDDIAARLPVEQMGIEPEKLKSIVTVSRESVQKLAGSLIGSIMTVFSNGMLVLIFMLFMMAGKRTPPQSGSILEQLETQIKSYLVTKVLVSGATGILVGLVLKVIGVRFALAFGVLTFLLNFIPNIGSVIATLLPLPVVVLNPELGTFAKIFAIVIPGGIQIVIGNVVEPRMMGRSLNLHPVVVLLGLIFFGMIWGIIGMFLATPIVALVKIILERIELTKPLSKLLSSGPD from the coding sequence ATGGATACCGAACGACGAATACAAACCATCTGCCTGCTCCTGCTCACGGCGTTCGCCGTGGGGGCGGCGCTCTATTTTCTGAGCCCGGTGCTGATCCCGTTTGTGCTCGCGGTCTTCCTGGTGTATTGCCTGACGCCGATCATCGATCTTCAGATGAAGTACTTTCGCATCGGCCGCACGGCGGCGCTGATCACCACGGTCCTGCTGGGGTCGGCGGTGGTCATTCTGCTCTGGGGCGTGGTGTGGGCCAGTGTCAGCGAGATGTCTCAGCACGCCGGCGAGTACGAAGGAGAGCTCGCCCATTTGCTCGACGATATCGCAGCCCGGCTGCCGGTGGAGCAAATGGGCATCGAGCCGGAGAAGCTCAAGTCGATCGTGACGGTCTCGCGCGAGTCGGTGCAGAAGCTGGCCGGCTCGCTGATTGGCTCGATCATGACCGTCTTTTCCAACGGCATGCTGGTGCTCATCTTCATGCTCTTCATGATGGCCGGCAAACGCACGCCGCCCCAGAGCGGGAGCATCCTCGAACAGCTCGAGACACAGATCAAAAGCTATCTCGTCACCAAGGTGCTGGTCTCCGGTGCGACGGGCATCCTGGTCGGCCTCGTCCTGAAGGTGATCGGCGTGCGATTCGCCCTGGCGTTCGGCGTTCTGACGTTTCTGTTGAACTTCATTCCAAACATCGGCTCGGTGATCGCGACGCTCCTGCCGCTGCCGGTCGTCGTGTTGAACCCGGAGCTGGGAACGTTCGCGAAGATTTTCGCGATCGTGATTCCCGGCGGCATTCAGATCGTCATCGGCAATGTGGTCGAGCCGCGGATGATGGGCAGGTCGCTCAACCTGCACCCGGTGGTGGTGCTGCTGGGCCTGATCTTCTTCGGCATGATCTGGGGGATCATCGGCATGTTCCTGGCAACGCCGATCGTCGCCCTGGTGAAGATCATCCTCGAGCGCATCGAACTGACGAAACCGCTCAGCAAGCTGCTCTCCAGCGGCCCGGACTGA
- the glmS gene encoding glutamine--fructose-6-phosphate transaminase (isomerizing) yields MCGIVGYTGFRQAQPILLEGLKRLEYRGYDSSGIAIQSNGHLNVRKKAGRISVLESTLSADGMPGTCGISHTRWATHGAPNDLNAHPHVDASGRIALIHNGIIENYQALRTYLEHRGVEFKSETDTEVLAQLIGHFYTDDIESAVRAALRDVRGTYGLAVLCSEEPGKIVAARKGSPLILGIGDGEYVVASDAAAIVQHMTQVIYLSDGEMAVVWDDGFRTTTLDALPVTKEVTELELSLEDIELGGHEHFMLKEIMEQPECLSDGMRGRVNVADGRIHLGGLANQTRELVQTKRLILTACGTAWHAGLVGEYLFEQLARIPTEVEYASEFRYRNPTIEPGTVVVAISQSGETADTLSALREAREKGALALGVVNAVGSTIARESDAGVYLHVGPEIGVASTKAYLGQVLVLTMMALYMGRRKHLSQSELLYYLKALEAIPEKIRSITAQSQEIRRVAERYKDAENWLYLGRGYNYPTALEGALKLKEISYIHAEGMPAAEIKHGPIALITKDMPVVFIATKNSQYEKIISNIEEVRARSGRVIAVATEGDTEIARLAEHVFYVPDVPEPLQPLVTIVPLQLLAYHAAVLRGCDVDKPRNLAKSVTVE; encoded by the coding sequence ATGTGCGGAATCGTTGGTTATACCGGCTTCAGGCAGGCGCAGCCCATCCTTCTCGAAGGGCTCAAGCGCCTGGAATACCGCGGCTACGACTCCTCCGGCATCGCCATCCAATCCAACGGCCACCTCAATGTGCGCAAGAAAGCGGGCCGAATCTCCGTCCTCGAATCGACCCTCAGCGCCGATGGCATGCCGGGCACCTGCGGCATCAGCCATACGCGATGGGCGACCCACGGCGCGCCCAACGATCTGAACGCCCACCCCCATGTCGACGCCAGCGGACGCATCGCCCTCATCCACAACGGCATCATCGAAAACTACCAAGCCCTCCGCACCTACCTCGAACACCGCGGCGTCGAGTTCAAAAGCGAAACCGACACCGAAGTCCTGGCCCAGCTCATCGGGCATTTCTACACCGACGACATTGAGTCGGCGGTCCGCGCCGCATTGCGCGACGTCCGCGGCACCTACGGCCTCGCCGTCCTCTGTTCCGAGGAGCCCGGCAAGATCGTCGCCGCCCGCAAGGGAAGCCCGCTCATCCTCGGCATCGGCGACGGCGAGTACGTCGTCGCCTCCGACGCCGCCGCCATCGTGCAGCACATGACCCAGGTCATCTATCTCTCCGACGGCGAGATGGCCGTCGTCTGGGATGACGGCTTCCGCACGACGACCCTCGACGCCCTGCCCGTCACCAAGGAAGTGACGGAGCTGGAGCTCTCCCTCGAAGACATCGAGCTCGGCGGCCACGAGCACTTCATGCTCAAGGAGATCATGGAGCAGCCCGAGTGCCTCTCCGACGGCATGCGCGGCCGCGTCAACGTCGCCGACGGCCGCATCCATCTCGGCGGGCTCGCCAACCAGACCCGCGAACTCGTGCAGACCAAGCGCCTCATCCTCACCGCCTGCGGCACGGCCTGGCATGCCGGTCTGGTCGGTGAATACCTCTTCGAGCAGCTTGCCCGCATCCCGACCGAAGTCGAATACGCCTCCGAATTCCGCTATCGCAACCCGACGATTGAGCCCGGCACGGTCGTCGTCGCGATCAGCCAGTCCGGCGAGACCGCCGACACCCTGTCCGCCCTGCGCGAGGCTCGCGAAAAAGGCGCGCTGGCCCTCGGCGTCGTCAATGCCGTGGGGTCCACGATCGCCCGCGAGAGCGACGCCGGCGTCTATCTTCACGTCGGCCCCGAAATCGGCGTCGCCAGCACGAAGGCCTACCTGGGCCAGGTGCTGGTCCTCACCATGATGGCCCTCTACATGGGCCGGCGCAAGCACCTGTCGCAATCCGAGCTGCTGTACTACCTGAAGGCCCTGGAGGCGATCCCCGAGAAGATCCGCAGCATCACCGCCCAGAGCCAGGAAATCCGCCGCGTCGCCGAGAGATATAAGGATGCCGAGAACTGGCTCTACCTGGGCCGGGGCTACAACTATCCCACCGCACTCGAAGGCGCCCTGAAGCTCAAGGAAATCTCCTACATCCACGCAGAGGGAATGCCCGCCGCCGAGATCAAGCACGGCCCCATCGCCCTCATCACCAAGGATATGCCCGTCGTCTTCATCGCCACGAAGAACAGCCAGTACGAAAAGATCATCAGCAACATCGAAGAGGTTCGCGCCCGTAGCGGCCGGGTCATCGCCGTCGCCACCGAAGGCGACACCGAGATCGCCCGTCTCGCCGAGCACGTCTTCTACGTGCCAGACGTCCCCGAACCGCTCCAGCCGCTGGTGACGATCGTCCCGCTCCAGCTCCTCGCCTACCACGCCGCCGTCCTCCGCGGCTGCGACGTGGACAAGCCCCGCAACCTGGCAAAGAGCGTCACGGTGGAGTAG